Proteins encoded in a region of the Labeo rohita strain BAU-BD-2019 chromosome 22, IGBB_LRoh.1.0, whole genome shotgun sequence genome:
- the terf2ip gene encoding telomeric repeat-binding factor 2-interacting protein 1 gives MPKEGKEEVSDISPVLFLDASGQSMRFYVRPGPTKTQLYPLVTNGGGTLCRNQEPGAILLIDPGDATTATTSSGQKYISTKYIKDCVEQNQQLNLDDYVISVGPSVQTRMATRHQGNGRLVYSPEDDAAILKFMEKRQHEAKGNTVWKEMEKRRVTNHSWQSMRDRFLKHLQHKLVKKSPTKRKPLCFTQSPLRKKKLTENSETDTLQNSPQKPVVSDSSETQIATENSVCPTVRTNPQPSPERASSPPDVPDAAEEPQNASSHESQAASPVPVQEQETTEPEMSKRPGLDEDCDGQDIPDGSNEHSSPNKIRQTTSETATPDSRKLGILAKAAREFEDSDVMDESEEGEDPFEAPITKPSDAQESSASSATLTREPETQAEINKHAQQEAPEAFCPSPSPEEERPGPSSTAVPASSSHVFILDSESQDKHDSQTRGTPEEPSKDLVEHVENLMTKTKKDLIEVTKALWKASGDLTRAQAYLLNGYDHEIHGPVWTHLDDEILLLADPFELEQLQSKYGKEEVTRRRDFLTAGNN, from the exons ATGCCAAAGGAAGGAAAGGAGGAGGTCTCTGACATTTCTCCTGTCTTATTCCTGGACGCAAGTGGACAATCAATGCGCTTCTATGTAAGACCTGGTCCAACAAAAACTCAACTTTACCCTCTGGTAACTAACGGAGGAGGCACTTTGTGTCGCAATCAAGAGCCTGGAGCAATTTTGCTGATCGATCCCGGGGACGCAACTACTGCCACGACAAGCTCTGGACAAAAGTACATCTCTACGAAATACATCAAAGATTGCGTAGAGCAAAACCAACAGTTGAATCTGGACGACTATGTGATTAGCGTGGGGCCGTCTGTTCAGACGAGGATGGCGACCCGTCATCAGGGCAATGGGCGGTTGGTTTACTCACCTGAAGATGATGCAGCTATCTTGAAGTTCATGGAAAAACGGCAACATGAAGCCAAAGGCAACACGGTTTGGAAAGAAATGGAGAAACGGCGCGTGACCAACCACAGCTGGCAGTCGATGAGGGATCGGTTTCTAAAACACCTTCAGCATAAACTCGTCAAGAAAAGTCCCACGAAAAGAAAACCGCTTTGTTTTACGCAAAGCCCTTTGCGTAAGAAAAAACTCACTGAGAACTCTGAGACGGATACCTTACAAAACTCTCCTCAAAAGCCTGTTGTGTCAGATTCATCTGAAACGCAAATCGCCACAGAGAACAGCGTGTGTCCGACCGTGAGGACCAACCCTCAACCTTCTCCTGAGAGAGCCAGTTCTCCTCCAGATGTGCCAGATGCTGCAGAAGAGCCTCAAAACGCCTCAAGCCATGAGAGTCAGGCTGCGTCTCCTGTCCCGGTCCAAGAACAAGAAACTACAGAGCCTGAAATGTCCAAAAGACCTGGATTAGATGAAGACTGTGATGGACAAGACATTCCTGATG gatCAAATGAACATTCATCTCCtaacaaaataagacaaacaACCAGCGAAACTGCCACACCTGATTCTAGGAAACTTGGGATTCTTGCCAAAGCTGCAAGAGAATTTGAAGACTCAGATGTG ATGGATGAAAGTGAAGAAGGCGAAGATCCATTTGAAGCACCAATCACCAAGCCATCAGATGCACAAGAAAGTTCAGCATCATCTGCAACATTAACCAGGGAACCCGAAACTCAAGCTGAGATTAACAAACATGCCCAACAGGAAGCACCAGAAGCTTTTTGTCCCTCACCATCACCTGAAGAAGAGCGTCCAGGTCCTAGTTCCACAGCTGTCCCTGCATCTTCATCCCACGTCTTCATTCTTGACTCCGAGTCGCAGGACAAACATGACAGCCAAACGAGAGGAACTCCAGAGGAACCTTCCAAGGACTTGGTGGAACATGTTGAGAACTTGATGACAAAGACCAAGAAAGATTTGATTGAGGTGACCAAGGCACTGTGGAAAGCCAGTGGTGACCTCACGAGGGCTCAGGCGTATCTGCTAAATGGGTACGACCATGAAATTCACGGGCCTGTCTGGACTCATCTAGATGATGAGATCCTCCTGTTGGCCGATCCATTTGAACTTGAGCAGCTTCAGTCCAAGTATGGAAAGGAGGAAGTGACCAGGAGAAGAGATTTCCTCACAGCTGGCAATAACTGA